A region of Lagenorhynchus albirostris chromosome 20, mLagAlb1.1, whole genome shotgun sequence DNA encodes the following proteins:
- the TMEM220 gene encoding transmembrane protein 220 isoform X1, producing the protein MRLPAPKDELCDAEPASPALCHSLSESEKWADTYASLRLTRSECGPTGRPDRRPSHPGARRPVAPGPDDRGPSGDRAGRKEGPRRGPRRPTMAPAAGRGAPGLWRACNWLMGAFFALAAFVQVNDPDAEVWMVVYTVPAGLTLLVGLNPLVTGNFIWKSVSAIHIFFCIVWAVGLAYNLLLHTKQNILHEEEGRELFGLVIITAWLSLCHSSSKNPVGGRIQLAIAIIVALFPFISWVYVYINKEMRSSWPTHCKTVI; encoded by the exons ATGCGACTTCCTGCCCCCAAGGACGAGCTGTGCGACGCTGAACCAGCCTCCCCGGCGCTCTGTCACTCACTCTCCGAGTCTGAGAAATGGGCAGATACCTACGCCTCTCTACGTTTGACGAGGAGCGAATGCGGGCCCACAGGAAGGCCCGACCGGCGCCCCTCCCACCCGGGCGCGCGCCGGCCAGTGGCCCCGGGACCGGACGACCGAGGGCCTTCCGGGGATCGGGCCGGGCGGAAGGAGGGGCCGCGGCGTGGACCGCGCCGCCCGACAATGGCGCCTGCGGCCGGGCGCGGGGCGCCGGGTCTGTGGCGCGCCTGCAACTGGCTCATGGGCGCCTTCTTCGCGCTGGCGGCCTTCGTGCAG GTAAATGATCCAGATGCAGAAGTGTGGATG GTTGTGTATACAGTTCCTGCCGGTCTGACCCTGCTTGTTGGACTTAACCCTCTTGTCACAG GTAACTTTATTTGGAAGAGTGTCTCTGCAATACACATATTCTTCTGTATCGTGTGGGCTGTTGGCTTGGCGTACAACCTCTTGCTTCatacaaaacagaacatcttGCATGAGGAAGAAGGCAG GGAGCTCTTTGGTCTGGTGATTATCACAGCATGGCTGAGCCTGTGCCACAGCTCATCAAA GAATCCAGTTGGTGGAAGAATTCAGTTGGCTATTGCTATCATAGTTGCTCTTTTCCCATTTATCTCATGGgtctatgtatatataaacaaggAGATGCGGTCCTCCTGGCCAACTCACTGCAAGACAGTAATTTAA
- the TMEM220 gene encoding transmembrane protein 220 isoform X2: protein MAPAAGRGAPGLWRACNWLMGAFFALAAFVQVNDPDAEVWMVVYTVPAGLTLLVGLNPLVTGNFIWKSVSAIHIFFCIVWAVGLAYNLLLHTKQNILHEEEGRNPVGGRIQLAIAIIVALFPFISWVYVYINKEMRSSWPTHCKTVI from the exons ATGGCGCCTGCGGCCGGGCGCGGGGCGCCGGGTCTGTGGCGCGCCTGCAACTGGCTCATGGGCGCCTTCTTCGCGCTGGCGGCCTTCGTGCAG GTAAATGATCCAGATGCAGAAGTGTGGATG GTTGTGTATACAGTTCCTGCCGGTCTGACCCTGCTTGTTGGACTTAACCCTCTTGTCACAG GTAACTTTATTTGGAAGAGTGTCTCTGCAATACACATATTCTTCTGTATCGTGTGGGCTGTTGGCTTGGCGTACAACCTCTTGCTTCatacaaaacagaacatcttGCATGAGGAAGAAGGCAG GAATCCAGTTGGTGGAAGAATTCAGTTGGCTATTGCTATCATAGTTGCTCTTTTCCCATTTATCTCATGGgtctatgtatatataaacaaggAGATGCGGTCCTCCTGGCCAACTCACTGCAAGACAGTAATTTAA
- the TMEM220 gene encoding transmembrane protein 220 isoform X3, producing the protein MAPAAGRGAPGLWRACNWLMGAFFALAAFVQVNDPDAEVWMVVYTVPAGLTLLVGLNPLVTGNFIWKSVSAIHIFFCIVWAVGLAYNLLLHTKQNILHEEEGRP; encoded by the exons ATGGCGCCTGCGGCCGGGCGCGGGGCGCCGGGTCTGTGGCGCGCCTGCAACTGGCTCATGGGCGCCTTCTTCGCGCTGGCGGCCTTCGTGCAG GTAAATGATCCAGATGCAGAAGTGTGGATG GTTGTGTATACAGTTCCTGCCGGTCTGACCCTGCTTGTTGGACTTAACCCTCTTGTCACAG GTAACTTTATTTGGAAGAGTGTCTCTGCAATACACATATTCTTCTGTATCGTGTGGGCTGTTGGCTTGGCGTACAACCTCTTGCTTCatacaaaacagaacatcttGCATGAGGAAGAAGGCAG GCCCTGA